A region from the Colwellia sp. PAMC 21821 genome encodes:
- a CDS encoding M2 family metallopeptidase, with the protein MKPTFKLTTAAIIVAASLSACNGDNTVTNDAKPTIPASKVLTVQDAEKFLVATEKELVQLNTEGSRAAWINSNFITEDTSALAAAADQKSTEAGVRFAMQAAKFDSVNVNADQRRKLNILKQSLVMPAPQDSAKSAELAKIGAQLNSMYGKGNYTAKSGETLSLGQMTATMATSRDYDELLEMWQGWRTISPDMKPLYTRQAALGNEGAQGLGYADLGAMWRSNYDMSADEFAKELDRLWGQVKPLYDDLHCYVRTELGKTYGEDKVPQDQPIPAHLLGNMWAQSWGNIYDLVAPEDADPGYDVTQQLAANNYDEVSMVRGAEGFFTSLGFEALPETFWQRSLFTKPADRDVVCHASAWDLDAKDDIRIKMCIQKTGEDFSVIHHELGHNFYQRAYQNQPVYYQNSANDGFHEAIGDTIALSVTPKYLKEIGLIDTIPDESKDIGLLLKMALDKVAFMPFGLMVDQWRWKVYSGEVTPENYNTAWWELREKYQGVSAPIERELNAFDPGAKYHVPGGVPYSRYFLAHIQQFEFHRALCEISGNTDAIHRCSIYNNKAAGTALNTVLEMGSSQPWQQAYKVLTGNEQMDATAILDYFAPLHTWLKDKNQGKQCGF; encoded by the coding sequence ATGAAACCAACATTTAAATTAACCACGGCAGCTATCATAGTAGCAGCAAGCTTAAGTGCCTGTAATGGCGACAACACAGTCACTAATGATGCTAAGCCAACAATCCCGGCAAGCAAAGTATTAACGGTACAAGATGCTGAGAAATTTTTAGTCGCTACCGAAAAAGAGCTAGTGCAACTTAACACTGAAGGCAGCCGTGCGGCGTGGATAAATTCAAACTTTATTACTGAAGACACCTCTGCACTCGCCGCTGCAGCCGATCAAAAGTCAACTGAAGCGGGTGTAAGATTTGCTATGCAAGCCGCTAAATTTGACTCTGTTAATGTAAACGCAGATCAACGTCGAAAACTCAATATTTTAAAACAAAGTTTAGTGATGCCCGCACCTCAAGATTCGGCTAAATCCGCAGAATTAGCTAAAATTGGTGCTCAATTAAATAGTATGTATGGTAAAGGAAATTACACTGCAAAATCAGGTGAGACATTAAGCTTAGGCCAGATGACCGCAACAATGGCAACATCACGAGACTACGATGAATTATTAGAAATGTGGCAAGGCTGGCGAACAATCAGTCCTGACATGAAACCATTATATACTCGCCAAGCCGCATTAGGTAATGAAGGCGCACAAGGCTTAGGCTATGCAGATTTAGGTGCAATGTGGCGTTCAAATTACGATATGTCTGCAGATGAATTCGCTAAAGAGCTTGACCGTTTATGGGGACAGGTAAAACCCTTATACGATGATTTACATTGTTACGTGCGCACTGAATTAGGCAAAACTTACGGCGAAGACAAAGTGCCGCAAGATCAACCAATACCCGCTCATTTACTTGGTAATATGTGGGCACAGTCTTGGGGTAATATTTATGACCTAGTCGCACCAGAAGATGCCGATCCTGGATATGATGTTACCCAACAACTTGCCGCTAATAATTACGATGAAGTTAGCATGGTAAGAGGAGCCGAAGGCTTTTTTACCTCACTTGGCTTTGAAGCATTACCAGAAACATTTTGGCAGCGTTCGTTATTTACTAAGCCCGCCGACCGAGATGTGGTATGTCATGCCTCAGCATGGGACTTAGATGCCAAAGATGATATTCGTATTAAAATGTGTATCCAAAAAACCGGTGAAGACTTCTCGGTTATTCATCACGAACTAGGCCATAATTTTTATCAACGTGCATACCAAAACCAGCCGGTATATTACCAAAACAGCGCTAATGACGGTTTTCATGAAGCTATTGGCGATACAATTGCTCTGTCAGTTACACCAAAATACTTAAAAGAAATTGGCTTAATTGACACTATTCCTGATGAGTCGAAAGACATTGGTTTACTATTGAAAATGGCTTTAGATAAAGTCGCTTTTATGCCATTTGGTTTAATGGTTGACCAATGGCGTTGGAAGGTATATTCAGGTGAAGTTACGCCAGAAAACTATAATACGGCTTGGTGGGAATTACGTGAAAAATACCAAGGTGTAAGCGCCCCTATCGAACGTGAACTTAATGCTTTTGACCCAGGCGCGAAATATCATGTGCCCGGAGGCGTACCTTATTCACGCTACTTCTTAGCACATATTCAGCAATTTGAATTTCATCGTGCTTTATGTGAAATTTCAGGTAACACCGATGCTATTCATCGTTGTTCAATTTATAACAACAAAGCGGCTGGAACCGCGTTAAATACCGTACTCGAAATGGGTTCAAGCCAGCCATGGCAACAAGCGTATAAGGTGTTAACAGGTAACGAGCAAATGGATGCAACCGCCATTCTTGATTATTTTGCCCCATTACACACCTGGTTGAAAGATAAAAACCAAGGCAAGCAATGTGGTTTTTAA
- a CDS encoding DUF2955 domain-containing protein: MSKAVSLAPQIDANGLRQALRIAGGCTIGFTVSKLMNWPNGIFFTIYPMLLLGMVPTLNRSVIRQFFASAAFSAFMVLIIQGLFSHLPVVMTLCSFSAFCFLFHKMSDGSAFLFGALGVVSLSIQLHFSSYVDQNSSIYPIILSNGLAIFMTVIIAALMHGVFPDVAARTARAMPTKAKESIRHEVLLCSTVATLSFVVFQLLDLQDSISAQAASVLILFSLCWKAAGVAGWQRAIGTLIGCNAALLSQLFLYNHSDFLLFPVFILWILSFIFSRFHILGGGAPGIGFGVLTTFGILFGQSLGPGQDLIYSALYRFTSVSVAIVLSLCAVYIIHHLLNRFAVTRHHTYE; the protein is encoded by the coding sequence ATGAGTAAAGCTGTTAGCTTAGCGCCACAAATAGATGCTAATGGACTACGCCAAGCACTGCGAATTGCGGGTGGTTGCACTATTGGTTTCACCGTAAGTAAGCTGATGAATTGGCCAAATGGTATATTTTTTACTATTTACCCTATGCTGTTGTTAGGTATGGTACCGACGTTGAATCGAAGTGTAATAAGACAGTTTTTTGCTTCTGCAGCGTTTAGTGCGTTTATGGTGCTTATAATACAGGGGTTATTTTCCCACTTACCTGTGGTTATGACTTTATGTTCCTTTAGTGCTTTTTGCTTTTTATTTCATAAAATGAGTGATGGCAGTGCATTTTTATTTGGTGCGCTAGGGGTTGTTAGCTTATCTATACAGTTGCATTTTTCCAGCTATGTAGATCAAAATAGTAGCATTTATCCGATTATTTTAAGTAATGGTTTAGCTATTTTTATGACCGTGATTATTGCTGCACTCATGCATGGTGTGTTTCCTGATGTTGCAGCGCGAACTGCGCGCGCAATGCCCACTAAAGCCAAAGAAAGCATTCGTCATGAAGTATTACTCTGCTCTACTGTCGCTACGCTTTCGTTTGTTGTTTTTCAGCTACTCGATTTACAAGATTCTATTTCAGCACAAGCCGCATCGGTATTAATTTTATTTTCACTTTGCTGGAAAGCGGCTGGTGTGGCTGGTTGGCAACGTGCTATTGGTACATTAATTGGTTGTAATGCCGCGCTGCTATCGCAATTGTTTTTATACAATCACAGCGACTTTTTATTATTTCCAGTTTTTATTTTATGGATTTTGTCCTTTATTTTTTCTCGCTTTCATATTTTGGGAGGCGGTGCACCAGGTATTGGTTTTGGGGTGTTAACTACCTTTGGTATTTTGTTTGGGCAATCTTTAGGACCAGGGCAAGACTTAATTTACAGTGCGTTATACCGTTTTACGTCGGTATCGGTGGCTATTGTTTTGAGCTTGTGTGCGGTGTATATAATTCATCATTTACTTAATCGATTCGCCGTTACTCGCCATCACACTTACGAGTAA
- a CDS encoding MarR family transcriptional regulator yields the protein MTTQVPFYESLDLTLCGNMGRVHRLCRDVVTIAVEPLGLTQSRWTALIHINMLKEGVTQLELAQSLGIEMPSLTRTIKQLEAQLLITRCVDDHDKRSKNIYFTEQGRKTLQTLKKKITDIKNQLYSGFTSEQLDIMAHGLIKMEKNAQSCIEDHIKNKANK from the coding sequence ATGACCACTCAAGTTCCGTTCTATGAATCACTCGATTTAACACTGTGCGGCAATATGGGACGTGTACATCGTTTATGTCGAGATGTAGTGACAATTGCTGTTGAACCCCTTGGCTTAACGCAATCTCGTTGGACCGCTTTAATACATATAAATATGCTTAAAGAAGGTGTTACGCAGCTTGAATTAGCACAAAGTTTAGGTATAGAAATGCCGTCACTCACGCGAACCATTAAGCAATTAGAAGCGCAGTTGCTCATCACTCGGTGTGTAGATGATCATGATAAACGTAGTAAAAATATTTACTTTACCGAGCAAGGTCGTAAAACCTTGCAGACATTAAAAAAGAAAATAACCGATATTAAAAATCAACTCTATAGTGGCTTCACAAGTGAACAATTGGACATTATGGCCCATGGCTTAATTAAAATGGAAAAAAACGCCCAAAGTTGTATTGAAGATCATATTAAGAATAAGGCAAATAAATGA
- a CDS encoding TonB-dependent receptor, giving the protein MKFNKLHCAVLAALAASGSINAEEIKQKPKASIETIEVTATKRSESIQEVPVTVTALTGDSLEKLGVSNFDQYVEFLPNVVFQGTGPGQNEIYIRGAATTQTNISVSSVQALQPSVAFYLDEQPVSMQGRNLDIYATDVERIEVLPGPQGTLFGASSQSGTVRLITNKPTHDGFAAGFDTSTSFTKGGDMSNSVEAYFNMSLTDNLAVRVAAYNDHQGGWIDNIQNDPSNGGYTGSAVVIDRISAGFSKLADPENTPVNIPQNDALVEDDFNTADYSGARFGLSYIINNEWDLLVQHTQQSLDTEGVFSYDPNLEGETSTNRFTPENNNDDFGLTTWTLEGRLEHLTVVYTGGYLDRDINSTIDYTGYTNGGQFSSYYVCNYASAPEVQECFDPTKFYKEETSSSRTTHELRMNTSAENRWRVTAGVFYDTQDLSTVGQFKIANTELFPNLARELVGNEGINSNGGPFSSEVSFVNDVSHAIDQIAVFGQFEYDITDTVTASFGARWYQIDDIYKGSTTTADVSGRLRAFGDGSPEALTEFFGADEAAAIQAAIASGQLETDLLDSNGKLTVDDTIIKTSIDWQVNDDVMVFASYSEGFRPPVTNRVGGGSAANQEGAFEGFRIPVYSTTDSLDNVELGFKSTLFDQSLRFNATAYYSKISDLQTSRYDPTNISFLVFTDNVGDAEIKGIDGDFSWVATDNLIISGAFSLIDTELTSINAQLDGIAPPEGSRLPYSAKFSGNLQAQYFYPISGDMTGYVNGSISYTGERLAGMVMDAYMIEDATNLIYGTGSGLSIEKESDVFSGVNYQGSNGQTFAGGRYVQDSYVLANISFGVTNDEWKAELFIDNLTDESAILYVDTQQYTPKVVSNRPRTIGFRFSYDFY; this is encoded by the coding sequence ATGAAATTTAATAAACTGCACTGCGCTGTGCTAGCTGCGTTAGCTGCGTCTGGCTCTATAAACGCCGAAGAAATTAAACAAAAACCAAAAGCATCAATTGAAACTATTGAAGTTACGGCTACCAAACGTTCTGAATCAATTCAAGAAGTTCCAGTTACGGTTACTGCGTTAACCGGCGACAGCTTAGAAAAACTTGGCGTTTCTAATTTTGACCAATACGTAGAGTTTTTACCTAACGTAGTTTTTCAGGGCACAGGCCCTGGTCAAAATGAAATATATATTCGGGGTGCGGCAACTACGCAAACCAACATTTCTGTATCATCTGTTCAAGCATTACAACCTTCTGTTGCTTTTTACCTAGACGAACAGCCTGTTTCAATGCAAGGTCGTAACTTAGATATTTACGCGACCGATGTTGAACGTATAGAAGTACTTCCGGGGCCACAAGGCACACTTTTTGGTGCTAGCTCACAATCTGGTACTGTACGCTTAATTACTAACAAGCCGACACACGATGGTTTTGCTGCAGGTTTTGATACCAGCACAAGCTTTACCAAAGGCGGCGATATGAGCAACTCTGTTGAAGCCTATTTTAATATGTCTTTAACTGATAATCTTGCTGTTCGCGTTGCTGCTTATAACGACCATCAAGGTGGTTGGATTGATAATATTCAAAACGACCCAAGCAATGGTGGTTACACAGGTAGTGCTGTAGTTATTGATAGAATATCAGCTGGTTTCTCTAAATTAGCCGATCCTGAAAACACGCCTGTTAACATTCCGCAAAATGATGCGCTAGTTGAAGACGACTTTAACACCGCTGATTATTCAGGCGCACGTTTCGGTTTATCTTACATCATTAACAATGAATGGGATCTACTTGTTCAACACACTCAACAGTCTCTTGATACTGAAGGTGTATTTTCATACGATCCTAACCTTGAAGGTGAAACATCAACCAACCGTTTCACGCCAGAAAACAACAACGATGACTTTGGTTTAACGACTTGGACATTAGAAGGTCGTCTTGAGCACCTTACTGTTGTTTATACCGGTGGTTATTTAGACCGTGATATTAATTCAACTATTGATTACACCGGTTATACCAATGGTGGCCAATTCTCTTCTTATTACGTTTGTAATTATGCAAGTGCGCCCGAAGTACAAGAGTGTTTTGACCCAACTAAGTTTTACAAAGAAGAAACAAGTAGCTCACGTACAACGCACGAATTACGCATGAATACTTCAGCTGAAAACCGCTGGCGCGTGACGGCTGGTGTTTTTTATGACACCCAAGATCTATCAACTGTTGGGCAATTTAAAATAGCTAACACTGAGCTTTTCCCTAATTTAGCAAGAGAACTTGTTGGTAATGAAGGCATAAACAGTAATGGCGGCCCATTCTCTTCTGAAGTGAGCTTCGTTAACGATGTTTCTCACGCCATAGATCAAATTGCCGTATTTGGACAGTTCGAATATGATATTACCGACACTGTAACCGCAAGCTTTGGTGCCCGTTGGTATCAAATTGATGATATTTATAAAGGTTCAACTACTACTGCTGACGTAAGTGGTCGATTACGCGCGTTCGGCGACGGCAGTCCTGAAGCCTTGACTGAATTTTTTGGTGCTGACGAAGCAGCCGCTATTCAAGCCGCTATTGCCAGTGGTCAATTAGAAACTGACTTACTTGATAGTAACGGTAAGTTAACGGTTGATGACACTATCATCAAAACTTCAATTGATTGGCAAGTAAATGACGATGTTATGGTGTTTGCATCATACTCAGAAGGTTTTAGACCGCCGGTTACTAACCGTGTTGGTGGTGGTTCTGCTGCTAACCAAGAAGGCGCTTTTGAAGGTTTCCGTATTCCGGTTTACTCAACGACTGATAGCTTAGACAACGTAGAACTTGGTTTTAAATCAACGTTGTTTGATCAATCACTACGTTTCAATGCGACCGCTTATTATTCAAAAATATCTGATCTACAAACTTCACGCTATGACCCTACCAATATCAGCTTCTTAGTATTTACTGATAACGTTGGTGATGCTGAAATTAAAGGTATTGACGGTGACTTTAGTTGGGTAGCAACGGATAACTTGATCATATCAGGTGCATTTAGCTTAATAGATACTGAATTAACGTCTATCAATGCTCAGCTAGATGGTATTGCACCACCAGAAGGCAGTAGATTACCGTATTCAGCTAAATTTTCTGGTAACTTACAAGCACAATACTTCTACCCAATTTCGGGAGATATGACGGGGTATGTTAACGGTTCAATCAGTTATACCGGCGAAAGACTTGCTGGCATGGTGATGGATGCTTATATGATCGAAGATGCCACTAACTTAATTTATGGCACTGGTTCTGGTTTAAGTATTGAAAAAGAGTCTGACGTTTTTTCTGGTGTAAATTATCAAGGCAGTAATGGCCAAACCTTTGCCGGTGGTCGTTATGTTCAAGATAGCTATGTTTTAGCTAATATCAGCTTTGGTGTTACAAACGACGAGTGGAAAGCAGAACTTTTCATCGACAACTTAACGGATGAAAGTGCAATATTATATGTTGATACTCAACAGTATACGCCAAAAGTTGTGTCTAACAGACCTCGTACCATTGGCTTTAGATTCTCTTACGACTTTTATTAA
- a CDS encoding Nramp family divalent metal transporter, giving the protein MKLPKVGPAFLVTAAFIGPGTIITASMAGANYGLALVWALLFAMFATLILQEMAARLGIVSQQGLGENIRQAIKQPFIKAFVVVLVVSAIVIGNGAYQSGNISGASLGLVSVAEQLGWTVTFVETLFPLVIGICAFVLLITGSYKVIERALVVLVGLMSVAFIVTFFLSQPQWHELITSFVAFKLPTGATLTVIALIGTTVVPYNLFLHASTASTKWQSVKDIPTARKDLFVSIPLGALISVAILSTAASAFFGKQISLQSAADIAPALQPLFGQSASLFLGIGLFAAGISSSITAPLAAAFALSGILNLDKHLNALGFRLTWMVILIIGVVVSSLGFKPVAVIWFAQVANGILLPLVSVFLLWIMNTAVMGNYRNNLWQNIAGVGVIFITLLLGGRSLMSAFGLL; this is encoded by the coding sequence ATGAAACTTCCAAAAGTAGGGCCTGCATTTCTTGTAACGGCAGCATTTATAGGCCCTGGGACAATAATTACTGCGTCAATGGCAGGGGCAAATTATGGCTTAGCGCTTGTATGGGCTTTGCTGTTTGCAATGTTTGCCACGTTAATTCTACAAGAAATGGCGGCAAGACTTGGTATCGTTAGTCAACAAGGTTTAGGGGAAAATATACGGCAGGCAATAAAACAACCTTTTATAAAAGCGTTTGTTGTTGTGCTTGTTGTCAGTGCTATTGTTATAGGTAATGGAGCCTACCAAAGTGGTAACATTTCAGGCGCTAGTTTAGGTTTAGTTAGTGTGGCAGAGCAGCTTGGTTGGACCGTTACTTTTGTTGAAACTTTATTTCCGTTGGTTATTGGAATTTGTGCTTTTGTTTTACTTATTACCGGAAGTTACAAGGTAATTGAGCGGGCTTTAGTCGTATTAGTTGGCTTGATGAGCGTTGCATTTATTGTGACATTTTTTTTAAGCCAACCTCAATGGCACGAATTAATCACCAGTTTTGTTGCATTTAAATTACCTACCGGCGCAACCTTGACGGTTATTGCACTGATTGGCACTACCGTAGTGCCTTATAATTTATTTTTACATGCCTCTACGGCTAGTACAAAGTGGCAGTCAGTTAAAGACATACCGACAGCAAGAAAAGACTTATTTGTCTCTATTCCGCTCGGCGCTTTGATCTCAGTCGCTATTCTTTCTACTGCTGCTTCTGCATTTTTTGGCAAGCAAATAAGCTTACAAAGTGCTGCTGATATTGCCCCTGCGCTACAGCCGTTATTTGGTCAGTCAGCTAGCCTATTTCTTGGAATTGGACTCTTTGCAGCGGGAATATCATCTTCAATAACAGCACCTTTAGCGGCTGCTTTTGCCTTAAGTGGTATTTTAAATTTAGACAAACACCTTAATGCGCTCGGTTTTCGATTAACCTGGATGGTAATTTTAATTATTGGTGTTGTCGTTAGTAGCCTTGGTTTTAAACCTGTCGCTGTTATTTGGTTCGCCCAAGTAGCGAACGGGATCCTTTTACCATTGGTAAGTGTTTTTCTATTATGGATCATGAATACAGCTGTTATGGGTAATTACCGTAATAATTTATGGCAGAACATTGCAGGTGTTGGCGTTATTTTTATCACGTTGTTATTAGGCGGGCGTAGTTTAATGTCAGCGTTTGGTTTGTTGTAG
- a CDS encoding HlyD family secretion protein encodes MTPDEKFSRYVRLSLIGFVFVFIYYLIADIYLPVTPQARVYHPVVQISPQINGRVTKVLVSNNQQVKAGDVLFSIDQGPYSLAFEQAQLLLDDATLQNKRLDTNVKVIEANISAAKAKQHEQKLLKNRGEKLYKNNSISEQALESIRANFEASKANEAALTAQLAEAVLARGESGEQNLAIRHAANKLAQAELNLSYTQVRSLSDGVVTNLQLLDGAYALAGKPLLAIVAKKADLVADFREKSLLNMKIGSLAKVVFDSRPGEVYKAKIVTFEAGVSNGQLSANGMLSTTETSNRWVRDAQRQRIHLKLIDDEEMITNMQSGARATVQLLPESSIGQWFGAAQIRFISWLHYIY; translated from the coding sequence ATGACACCAGATGAGAAATTTTCGCGCTATGTAAGACTTTCCCTTATCGGGTTCGTTTTCGTATTCATTTACTATTTAATAGCCGATATTTATTTACCCGTAACGCCACAAGCTCGCGTTTATCATCCTGTAGTACAAATATCACCACAAATTAATGGTCGAGTAACTAAAGTGTTAGTTAGCAATAACCAACAAGTAAAAGCTGGCGATGTATTATTTAGCATAGACCAAGGTCCATATAGCTTGGCATTTGAGCAAGCGCAGTTATTGCTTGATGATGCCACGCTGCAAAATAAACGTCTCGATACTAATGTTAAAGTGATTGAGGCGAACATAAGCGCCGCAAAAGCTAAGCAACATGAACAAAAGCTGTTAAAAAATAGAGGTGAGAAGCTTTATAAAAACAACTCCATATCAGAGCAAGCGCTAGAAAGTATTCGAGCTAATTTCGAGGCAAGTAAAGCAAATGAAGCGGCGTTAACGGCGCAATTAGCTGAAGCTGTGTTAGCACGTGGTGAATCAGGTGAGCAAAATCTAGCGATTCGACATGCAGCTAATAAACTCGCCCAAGCTGAGCTTAATTTGTCTTACACGCAAGTACGTTCGTTGAGTGATGGGGTAGTGACTAATTTACAATTACTCGATGGCGCTTATGCTTTAGCAGGTAAACCCTTGCTGGCCATCGTAGCAAAAAAGGCTGATTTAGTGGCTGACTTTAGAGAAAAGTCATTACTTAACATGAAGATTGGTAGCTTAGCCAAAGTTGTTTTTGATAGTCGTCCAGGTGAAGTGTACAAGGCAAAAATTGTTACTTTCGAAGCAGGTGTCAGCAACGGACAATTGAGCGCGAACGGCATGTTAAGTACAACTGAAACCAGTAATCGTTGGGTACGTGATGCACAGCGCCAGCGTATTCACTTGAAACTAATAGACGATGAAGAAATGATCACCAATATGCAAAGTGGCGCGCGTGCAACGGTGCAATTATTACCTGAGTCAAGCATTGGACAGTGGTTTGGCGCGGCACAAATTAGGTTTATTAGTTGGTTACATTACATTTATTAA
- a CDS encoding TetR/AcrR family transcriptional regulator yields MSTKNKILDAAESLFADKGFNGTSLREITSQAEVNLAAVNYHFGSKKELIKAVMSRYMNELSPRLEIALTQVCEQDSPSLIEVFSAFIDPLLSLNEIKNNGTSNFLQLLGRGYTDSQGFLRWFLTTQYPGVIDNFVIAVQKAYPELSAEEMFWRLHFTMGTVVFTMSSSDALIDIAKSDFHRELQISDVIRNVIPYVAAGVGAPMPVNSRS; encoded by the coding sequence ATGAGTACTAAGAATAAAATATTAGATGCAGCAGAGAGCTTGTTTGCAGATAAAGGTTTTAATGGCACCTCTCTACGTGAAATAACGAGTCAGGCAGAAGTTAACTTAGCCGCGGTTAATTATCACTTTGGTTCGAAAAAAGAATTAATTAAAGCCGTTATGTCGCGTTATATGAACGAGTTATCCCCACGTTTAGAGATAGCCTTAACTCAGGTTTGCGAGCAAGATTCACCGAGCTTAATTGAGGTGTTTTCTGCTTTTATTGATCCCCTGTTATCATTAAACGAAATTAAAAATAACGGTACGAGTAATTTTTTACAGCTATTAGGTCGAGGTTATACCGATAGCCAAGGATTTTTACGCTGGTTTTTAACCACTCAATACCCAGGTGTAATTGATAACTTTGTGATAGCAGTGCAAAAAGCCTATCCTGAGTTAAGTGCAGAAGAGATGTTTTGGCGTTTGCATTTTACTATGGGCACAGTCGTATTCACTATGTCATCAAGCGACGCATTAATCGATATTGCGAAAAGTGATTTTCACCGTGAATTACAAATTTCAGATGTTATCCGCAACGTTATTCCTTATGTTGCTGCTGGCGTTGGTGCTCCTATGCCAGTGAACTCTAGAAGTTAA
- a CDS encoding MarR family transcriptional regulator: MEKHQELLIALRKVIRAIDLHSKHLSKTSGLTSPQLLIMLEIDKDFGINSSQVAKRVNLSPATVTNIIDRLENKGLISRVRYTQDKRKVGLYLTDDGKAILVKAPQALQEHFIEKFSNLAKWEQSQLLSSMERLSEMMDADEIDAAPLLELHAMSASSINKTDAAKG, encoded by the coding sequence ATGGAAAAACATCAGGAATTATTAATTGCCTTAAGAAAGGTTATCCGCGCAATTGATCTACATTCAAAGCATTTAAGTAAAACCTCGGGATTAACGAGTCCACAGTTACTCATAATGTTAGAAATTGATAAAGACTTTGGTATCAATTCTAGTCAAGTTGCCAAAAGAGTTAATTTAAGCCCTGCTACGGTAACCAATATTATTGATCGGCTAGAAAATAAAGGCCTGATTTCAAGAGTGCGATATACGCAAGACAAACGTAAAGTCGGTTTATATTTAACCGATGACGGAAAGGCAATTTTAGTTAAAGCGCCACAAGCATTGCAAGAGCACTTCATTGAAAAGTTCTCTAATCTAGCAAAATGGGAGCAATCTCAATTATTGTCATCAATGGAGCGATTATCAGAAATGATGGATGCGGACGAAATTGACGCCGCACCTTTATTAGAATTACATGCAATGAGCGCCAGTAGTATAAATAAAACTGACGCTGCAAAGGGTTAA
- a CDS encoding LiaF domain-containing protein, with translation MSVILEDRPIEQVREETIDQLIFNYSHGVISAEAFERRLDQAMSSNSHQEIIDLVADLTLKADTTYNANKAHQFTPSYSNADSDENLSLKSILGNIERSGQWSVPKTITLNNILGEAILDFTDAIFQHQHVTIKLNCILGSNKIFVPDNVNVVCKSYGIISSIENKAPSMATKQAPVITIEGRVVLGSLNVEIKRTIKEKFIAFANNLKGAFDVEK, from the coding sequence ATGTCAGTAATTCTTGAAGATCGACCCATTGAACAAGTACGAGAAGAAACCATAGATCAGTTAATATTTAACTATAGTCACGGCGTTATTTCTGCAGAAGCTTTCGAGCGCCGGCTTGATCAAGCGATGAGTAGTAACTCTCATCAAGAAATTATCGATCTCGTTGCTGATTTAACCTTAAAAGCAGACACTACATATAATGCTAATAAAGCCCATCAGTTTACCCCTAGTTACAGTAACGCAGACAGTGATGAGAATTTAAGCCTCAAAAGTATTTTAGGTAATATAGAGCGCAGCGGCCAATGGAGTGTTCCAAAAACCATCACGCTAAATAATATTTTAGGCGAAGCAATACTCGACTTTACCGACGCTATTTTTCAACATCAACACGTGACGATTAAATTAAATTGTATTTTAGGCAGTAATAAAATTTTTGTGCCTGATAATGTTAATGTGGTTTGCAAGTCTTATGGCATTATTAGCAGTATAGAAAATAAAGCCCCTTCCATGGCGACAAAGCAAGCACCTGTTATTACCATCGAAGGTCGAGTGGTATTAGGGTCATTAAACGTTGAGATTAAAAGAACCATTAAAGAGAAATTTATCGCCTTTGCTAATAATTTAAAAGGCGCTTTTGACGTCGAAAAATAA